From the genome of Maniola jurtina chromosome 10, ilManJurt1.1, whole genome shotgun sequence, one region includes:
- the LOC123869105 gene encoding uncharacterized protein LOC123869105 has product MAIMPRCVSAGRPVSIRNITLRGKLISIIEKQQLSQLKNKKDTGKELKETLKSMKSLKESDGSVIMRSKTLHLLQCHPAAYEEHSREHEKVIVEEHRRNKDDRKRWRSWTRKYYFRVNEKCIKCKLCNRLLRISCGSTGNIHRHIRLKHPFVYFTENKPKASTENDDSSDEETDKAIEHELIKKSHKIASKENNQVKDGAAVESNFHNSLNRKPDVDKTGQSVTLFMNTRKQRDTSYKRKYYSWTRKYYRKSDKSIKCVLCRGIFSNVNNGNIHRHIKNKHHDVYLSETCSKATTKEVGSDETNLKVTENAVKEIFYIKEVDKIVTKDNAQDDEALESNIDESLADIYDVNETEQSLALAEKVANRNIDRKNWSWTRKYYRKINHKLIMCRICHKILNMNIHRHIRNKHPDIYLKENPIPQESIVDEELRIKNLCENSAVGTRMTKSCFWNFFEMVEQDRVYKCMFCQKSVAVYPKSVGNLKRHIANVHKKQFDLIMKYEGLETEKMISSAACGSEDPGASSVEIAFLSLDDDDTTKLKCSRCDVVLECTEEKWDSVLIQHVLECQTKPEPVQTESDAEILKNMEE; this is encoded by the exons ATGGCGATAATGCCACGGTGCGTCAGTGCGGGCAGGCCTGTGTCCATCCGCAATATCACGCTCCGTGGGAAGCTG atttCTATTATAGAAAAACAACAACTAAGTCAgctgaaaaacaaaaaagataCAGGGAAAGAATTAAAAGAAACCCTGAAAAGTATGAAGAGTTTAAAAGAAAGCGACGGGAGCGTTATTATGAGATCAAAAACTTT acaCCTACTCCAGTGTCACCCGGCAGCTTATGAAGAGCATTCACGAGAACACGAAAAAGTTATTGTGGAAGAACACAGAA gAAATAAAGACGATCGAAAACGTTGGAGGAGTTGGACACGAAAGTACTATTTCAGAGTAAatgaaaaatgtataaaatgtaaACTTTGTAACCGTTTATTGAGAATATCCTGTGGTAGTACTGGCAACATACACCGCCACATAAGATTAAAACatccttttgtttattttactgAGAATAAGCCAAAAGCGTCAACAGAAAATGACGATTCTAGCGATGAAGAAACTGATAAAGCTATAGAACacgaattaattaaaaaatcacatAAAATAGCATCGAAAGAAAATAATCAAGTTAAAGATGGTGCTGCAGTCGAATCTAATTTTCATAACAGTCTAAATAGAAAACCTGATGTGGATAAGACAGGACAATCTGTTACATTATTTATGAACACACGAAAAC aacGTGATACTTCGTATAAACGGAAATATTACAGTTGGACACGAAAATATTATCGCAAAAGTGATAAATCCATTAAATGTGTACTTTGTAGAGGAATTTTCAGCAATGTTAATAATGGTAACATACATcgacatattaaaaataaacaccaTGATGTTTACTTAAGTGAAACTTGTTCGAAGGCAACCACTAAAGAAGTTGGAAGTGACGAAACTAACCTTAAAGTAACTGAAAATGCTGTAAAAGAAATATTCTATATCAAAGAGGTTGATAAAATAGTAACCAAAGACAATGCACAGGATGACGAGGCACTTGAATCTAACATAGATGAAAGCCTAGCTGATATATACGATGTGAATGAGACTGAACAATCTCTCGCACTTGCAGAAAAAGTGGCAAATC ggAATATTGACCGGAAAAATTGGAGTTGGACACGAAAATATTATcgtaaaataaatcataaattGATAATGTGCAGAATTTGTCACAAAATTTTGAACATGAATATACATCGGCACATTAGAAATAAACATCCAGATATTTATCTTAAAGAAAATCCGATACCTCAGGAGTCTATCGTCGACGAAGAATTGAGGATAAAAAATCTATGCGAAAATAGTGCAGTCGGAACAC gtatgACCAAATCCTGTTTTTGGAATTTCTTTGAAATGGTTGAACAAGATCGAGTGTACAAATGTATGTTTTGTCAAAAATCTGTCGCCGTATATCCAAAAAGCGTCGGCAATCTGAAAAGGCACATTGCTAATGTCCACAAGAAACAATTTGATTTAATTATGAAGTACGAAGGCTTAGAAACGGAAAAAATGATTAGCTCTGCAGCATGTGGATCAGAAG ATCCAGGTGCGTCAAGCGTTGAAATAGCATTCTTGAGTTTGGATGACGACGACACTACAAAACTCAAGTGTTCGAGATGTGACGTAGTTCTCGAATGCACAGAAGAAAAATGGGATTCTGTATTAATTCAGCACGTTCTGGAATGTCAAACGAAACCAGAGCCAGTGCAAACAGAATCCGATGCGGAAATTCTTAAAAACATGGAAGAATAA